A genomic window from Vigna radiata var. radiata cultivar VC1973A chromosome 2, Vradiata_ver6, whole genome shotgun sequence includes:
- the LOC106756031 gene encoding probable allantoinase 1 isoform X3: MAHLEEGNIITPSPIIRTQFLPLVIFPLFRQTLYDSSAASFFGASASVSKPDGRGLKHKFNSASGNFSRNSSKFLSNQTSSLARVSEGPRGNDGRKQDLTHASVSGSSFLNLASPAVHRAGLSVLAKYKRPIVVHFELVQDDGNDSEHDGNRDPHDYLTYLNTRPPSWEEAAIRQLVGVSKDTGIGGSLEGAHIHIVHLSDSSASLDLIKEAKSRGDSISVETCPHYLAFTSEEIPNGDTSDLGSRV, from the exons ATGGCTCATTTGGAGGAGGGCAACATTATTACACCCTCCCCAATTATCAGAACCCAGTTTCTGCCTCTGGTTATATTCCCATTATTCCGCCAGACACTTTATGATAGTTCTGCAGCTTCCTTTTTTGGAGCCAGTGCTTCTGTCAGTAAACCTGATGGAAGAGGTTTGAAACATAAGTTCAATTCAGCTTCTGGTAACTTTTCTAGgaattcttcaaaatttttatcAAATCAGACAAGTTCCTTGGCCAGGGTGTCAGAAGGGCCGAGGGGTAATGATGGGAGGAAGCAAGATTTAACACATGCAAGTGTGTCCGGTAGTAGTTTTCTCAATTTAGCTTCACCAGCTGTTCATCGG GCGGGATTATCAGTGTTGGCAAAATATAAAAGACCTATAGTTGTGCATTTTGAGCTTGTTCAAGATGATGGCAATGATTCGGAGCATGATGGCAACCGTGATCCACATGATTATTTGACATATCTCAACACCAGACCACCTTCATG gGAGGAGGCAGCCATTAGACAACTTGTAGGTGTTTCGAAGGACACTGGAATTGGTGGTTCTTTAGAAGGAGCACATATTCATATTGTCCACTTGTCTGATTCAAGTGCTTCCTTAGATCTGATTAAG GAAGCAAAAAGTCGAGGTGATAGCATAAGCGTTGAGACTTGTCCTCACTACCTCGCTTTCACCTCTGAAGAGATACCAAATGGAGATACCTCGGATCTCGGGTCTAGGGTCTAG